From Carettochelys insculpta isolate YL-2023 chromosome 8, ASM3395843v1, whole genome shotgun sequence, a single genomic window includes:
- the CDK5R2 gene encoding cyclin-dependent kinase 5 activator 2 — protein MGAVLSLSPPAAAGKGGGPRAPGKGESRLKRPGALISALAWKRLVAASAKKKKGAKKVTPKPGGGAPAPAPAPAPAPAPPDPLVQQRNRENLRKSLGEGAAPGPKPGPLAVPVPTVPAGSGAPSSPRSPRRVVVQASSGELLRCLGDFVCRRCYRLKELSPGEPIAWFRGLDRALLLQGWQEQGFITPANLVFVYLLCREALRGDEIGSAAELRAAFLACLYLAYSYLGSEISYPLKPFLAEGDKERFWPRCLRLIQRLSAKMLQINSDPQYFTQLFQDLKSEGDSGGRRDSGARHWTISLDR, from the coding sequence ATGGGCGCGGTGCTGTCTCTCTCGCCGCCCGCCGCCGCGGGGAAGGGCGGCGGGCCCCGGGCGCCCGGCAAGGGCGAGAGCCGGCTGAAGCGGCCCGGGGCGCTGATCTCCGCCCTGGCCTGGAAGCGCCTGGTGGCCGCCTCGGCCAAGAAGAAGAAGGGCGCCAAGAAGGTGACCCCCAAGCCGGGCGGCggagccccggccccggccccggccccggccccggccccggccccgcccgaCCCGCTGGTGCAGCAGCGCAACCGCGAGAACCTGCGCAAGTCGCTGGGGGAGGGCGCCGCGCCCGGCCCCAAGCCGGGGCCTCTGGCCGTGCCGGTGCCCACCGTGCCGGCCGGCAGCGGCGCCCCGAGCTCCCCGCGCTCCCCGCGCCGCGTGGTGGTGCAGGCCTCCAGCGGCGAGCTGCTGCGCTGCCTGGGCGACTTCGTCTGCCGCCGCTGCTACCGCCTCAAGGAGCTGAGCCCGGGCGAGCCCATCGCCTGGTTCCGCGGCCTGGACCgggcgctgctgctgcagggctggcaggagcagggcttcatCACGCCGGCCAACCTGGTCTTCGTCTACCTGCTGTGCCGGGAGGCGCTGCGCGGGGACGAGATCGGCAGCGCGGCCGAGCTGCGCGCCGCCTTCCTCGCCTGCCTCTACCTGGCCTACTCCTACCTGGGCAGCGAGATCTCCTACCCGCTCAAGCCCTTCCTGGCGGAGGGCGACAAGGAGCGGTTCTGGCCGCGCTGCCTGCGCCTCATCCAGCGCCTCAGCGCCAAGATGCTGCAGATCAACTCGGACCCGCAGTACTTCACGCAGCTCTTCCAGGACCTCAAGAGCGAGGGGGACAGCGGCGGGCGGCGGGACTCCGGCGCCAGGCACTGGACCATCAGCCTGGACCGCTag